A portion of the Microlunatus phosphovorus NM-1 genome contains these proteins:
- a CDS encoding RAMP superfamily CRISPR-associated protein, translating into MTGVGSGRHRRGLIKLTLQITEPWAVGGVSSYDFSKAAKREGEPTIYLPILKDPRDGSAHIPAASLVGSLYRHLSDPGRWLGSDKEPSAVRALGTQTGGAPVVTRTATTIDGARRAAKAKELRTEELVEASTTVYWWLQLERDLDVDEIDVLAGELSSWRPVIGRRRSVGRGRAEVTGVERGTVDLRDPVGLTWWLQHRHGFLTGSAHAPKPKDWGRVKPSSKTSSGGAAWERSWLFEVVDPLHIGADRAPGDKPNHHPTGAFMPGSSWRGIFRHRIAHIQRMRSATESDVEATLDRLFGSGRKKGASAHGGHRGLLSFFDSPIDRGGRPLLTFTHVAIDRVTGGARQFSERLDDRGKGALFTVSAIPPGARLRLDVESETELSPADAELLDAVVADIDDRLIGVGAMTTRGYGTLELAGEQP; encoded by the coding sequence GTGACCGGTGTTGGGAGCGGGCGACATCGCCGGGGCCTGATCAAGCTCACTCTGCAGATCACCGAGCCATGGGCAGTCGGCGGAGTCAGCAGTTACGACTTCAGCAAGGCTGCGAAGCGCGAGGGCGAACCGACGATCTACCTTCCTATCCTCAAGGACCCCCGTGACGGGTCCGCTCACATCCCGGCCGCGTCACTGGTCGGTTCGCTCTACCGCCACCTGAGCGATCCGGGGAGATGGCTTGGCTCGGACAAGGAACCCTCGGCTGTTCGCGCCCTCGGGACGCAGACCGGAGGGGCACCAGTCGTGACCCGGACCGCTACCACCATTGATGGAGCGCGCAGAGCCGCCAAGGCCAAGGAACTGCGGACCGAGGAACTCGTCGAGGCCTCGACGACGGTCTATTGGTGGCTGCAGCTCGAACGCGACCTCGATGTTGACGAGATTGATGTCCTGGCCGGCGAGTTGTCGTCTTGGCGACCCGTGATCGGTCGTCGCCGAAGTGTTGGCCGCGGGCGGGCTGAGGTGACCGGCGTTGAACGCGGGACAGTTGATCTGCGCGATCCGGTCGGCCTCACCTGGTGGCTCCAGCATCGTCACGGCTTTCTGACGGGCAGCGCTCATGCGCCGAAGCCGAAGGACTGGGGTCGGGTGAAGCCGAGTTCGAAGACGTCATCTGGTGGTGCAGCCTGGGAACGTAGCTGGCTCTTCGAGGTCGTCGACCCCTTGCACATTGGTGCGGACAGGGCTCCTGGCGACAAGCCAAATCACCATCCGACTGGGGCGTTCATGCCTGGCAGTTCCTGGCGCGGGATCTTCCGGCATCGGATCGCTCATATTCAGCGGATGCGAAGTGCGACCGAGAGCGACGTTGAGGCAACCCTGGATCGGCTCTTCGGAAGCGGCCGGAAGAAGGGGGCTTCGGCTCACGGTGGGCACCGAGGCCTGCTCAGCTTCTTCGATTCGCCGATCGATCGCGGGGGACGGCCATTGCTCACCTTCACCCATGTCGCGATCGACCGGGTAACCGGTGGTGCTCGCCAGTTCTCAGAGAGGCTTGATGACCGCGGCAAGGGCGCCCTGTTCACGGTGTCGGCGATCCCGCCGGGGGCCAGGCTGAGGCTCGATGTGGAATCTGAGACCGAATTGAGTCCCGCTGACGCCGAGTTGCTCGATGCCGTCGTCGCGGACATCGACGATCGACTGATCGGGGTAGGGGCGATGACAACCCGTGGTTACGGGACCCTCGAATTGGCTGGGGAGCAGCCGTGA
- the cas6 gene encoding CRISPR system precrRNA processing endoribonuclease RAMP protein Cas6 has product MPSRWWIPLQGARPDRVRLEHLHAAVSRWFDRSPEQHAAGTKPYAISPLARDADSPGVGFELATLTAAAEECLLERVAPPATIRLGPDQVLLGEPRKTDTEQWSSLANPSSAGSWDLEFVTPVTFRRGNRSSPLPMAGSVLRGLLDSWNAWSGMPIRNLTRQDSDEIWVSDIDGRSEPMTVSGVRLSAFVGRVCFRCDNQAIADLVDPLFRLAPYAGVGSAKAKGLGVTRLHQAPARRSRATAAG; this is encoded by the coding sequence ATGCCCAGCCGTTGGTGGATTCCGCTTCAGGGCGCCCGGCCGGATCGGGTTCGGCTGGAGCATCTGCATGCCGCGGTCTCCCGCTGGTTCGACAGGTCGCCCGAGCAACATGCCGCCGGCACCAAGCCATACGCGATCTCACCGCTGGCACGCGACGCAGATTCTCCCGGCGTCGGATTCGAACTGGCCACTCTCACCGCAGCCGCCGAGGAGTGCCTTCTCGAGCGGGTGGCACCGCCGGCCACCATCCGGCTGGGACCGGACCAGGTGCTTCTTGGGGAGCCACGCAAGACAGACACAGAGCAATGGTCATCGCTCGCCAACCCGAGCAGCGCGGGCTCCTGGGATCTGGAGTTCGTCACACCGGTGACGTTTCGCCGTGGCAATAGGTCGTCGCCGCTGCCGATGGCGGGCTCGGTGCTCCGCGGGCTGCTGGACAGCTGGAACGCCTGGTCAGGCATGCCGATCCGGAATCTGACCCGCCAGGACAGCGATGAGATCTGGGTCAGCGACATTGACGGTCGCAGCGAGCCGATGACAGTCTCGGGTGTCCGGCTGTCAGCCTTCGTCGGGAGGGTCTGTTTCCGGTGCGACAACCAGGCCATCGCTGATCTGGTCGATCCGCTGTTCAGACTGGCCCCGTATGCGGGCGTCGGGTCGGCCAAGGCCAAGGGGCTGGGCGTCACCCGACTTCATCAGGCGCCCGCACGACGGTCTCGAGCCACTGCGGCAGGCTGA
- the cas2 gene encoding CRISPR-associated endonuclease Cas2: protein MDWSLVALTIVAAYDVSDDSRRARLAALLQTCGDRIQLSVFVLTLGDDELDELQARALSIIDPEEDSLYLFRQCGGCWEAARCIGQAYPPTQEYFWAVL, encoded by the coding sequence ATGGACTGGTCTCTCGTGGCGCTGACGATCGTTGCTGCCTATGACGTTTCCGATGACAGTCGACGCGCTCGGCTCGCAGCGCTGCTGCAGACCTGCGGAGACCGGATCCAACTGTCCGTCTTCGTGTTGACCCTCGGTGACGATGAGCTTGATGAGCTTCAGGCACGGGCCCTGTCGATCATCGACCCGGAGGAGGACTCCCTGTACCTGTTCCGGCAGTGTGGTGGCTGTTGGGAAGCAGCGCGCTGCATCGGCCAGGCCTATCCACCGACGCAGGAGTACTTCTGGGCAGTGCTATAG
- a CDS encoding RAMP superfamily CRISPR-associated protein has product MPDDTHFVNPYTFIPLPEQIKRTNGSTIPIPSHAPSRDEAAELYSGSFTVTWKLRSPMALPASGSAGQMTSEWLTDDGRLQIPGSSIKGAVRSVHEALFAGCPRVLDSAFVPVYRDPVTPHLVRNWRMAVVSKVDNKGRAEQVYLTEADPVPIDGRSLRGLCGRKNPSLGLPQTGDFVAPGVRTPDPNPKVPREVAKNPTDVQRLHNLTPRAVELLAKRGYFVILVTDTAARNPKHPYYWTASPITTQTALVSDPAWEDFSRNVKEARDGHAGTPDWIDAKWPPPDSPAAVHTVPQAVARRRRANGELRVGDVIWVKVDEDRRNVIKIKMAQAWRDIGNPDDTLGKRAGVVPCRRAAELCLSCAIFGSIDETGQRAGEGQQDAYAGHVRFGTATSADSVAAPEKTLAPLGVPHPGAGIFYLENAALPTPTELDQPSRWGHGPDRGGTGSRRLRGRKFYWHADPTKQGANKDRHLKRRHHTAEATKTVLLVSPGPNATDPLSLTQRVTFDGLNLLAAQTLLAAFDPGRYLGRGDFGLHLGGGKPLGLGSVRGSIGNLDVTLTAERYDKDPADRSGEVEATIDDAALTARVGPVQSMKKAATRVLALDALGAWATRVSYPTTQSWTAFRTESFDKSYEFFTDYGGQAKPKKDGQGRTLRDPDGDIIYEREQWRPLPDVEGEQQIGSRP; this is encoded by the coding sequence CATTCCCAGCCATGCACCCTCTCGGGATGAGGCTGCCGAGCTGTACTCGGGTTCGTTCACCGTCACGTGGAAACTCCGCAGTCCCATGGCGCTACCGGCTTCGGGATCAGCTGGGCAGATGACCAGTGAGTGGCTCACCGATGACGGACGGCTCCAGATTCCTGGCTCGTCGATCAAGGGTGCCGTGCGCAGTGTCCACGAGGCGTTGTTTGCCGGCTGTCCGCGTGTGCTCGACAGTGCGTTCGTGCCGGTATATCGAGACCCGGTAACGCCTCATCTGGTGCGCAACTGGAGAATGGCCGTCGTCTCAAAGGTGGATAACAAGGGGCGAGCGGAGCAGGTCTATCTCACTGAGGCGGATCCCGTGCCCATCGACGGGCGCAGCCTTCGAGGCCTCTGCGGACGCAAGAACCCGTCGCTAGGACTGCCGCAGACCGGCGACTTCGTGGCACCTGGGGTCCGCACACCTGACCCAAACCCGAAGGTGCCTCGCGAGGTGGCGAAGAATCCGACCGACGTGCAACGGCTTCACAATCTGACTCCACGAGCAGTCGAGCTGTTGGCCAAGCGTGGCTATTTCGTGATCCTCGTGACCGACACGGCGGCGCGGAATCCGAAGCACCCCTACTACTGGACAGCTTCACCCATCACCACCCAGACGGCCCTGGTGAGCGATCCTGCCTGGGAGGACTTCTCCCGCAATGTCAAGGAAGCCCGGGATGGCCACGCCGGGACTCCTGACTGGATCGATGCGAAGTGGCCACCGCCGGATTCGCCCGCAGCCGTGCACACCGTTCCGCAGGCAGTGGCTCGGCGGCGCCGGGCGAATGGCGAACTGCGAGTCGGAGATGTCATCTGGGTCAAGGTCGACGAGGATCGACGCAATGTGATCAAGATCAAGATGGCGCAGGCGTGGCGAGATATCGGGAACCCCGATGACACGCTCGGTAAGCGGGCTGGCGTGGTGCCGTGTCGTCGTGCGGCCGAGTTGTGCCTCTCCTGCGCGATCTTCGGATCGATCGACGAGACTGGGCAGCGGGCTGGTGAGGGCCAGCAGGATGCGTACGCCGGGCACGTCCGATTCGGGACGGCGACATCAGCAGATTCGGTTGCCGCACCCGAGAAGACGCTGGCGCCGCTTGGCGTGCCACACCCAGGGGCCGGAATCTTCTACCTGGAGAACGCGGCACTCCCGACGCCGACTGAGCTCGATCAGCCCAGTCGCTGGGGACACGGCCCGGACAGGGGTGGAACCGGCAGTCGCAGGCTACGCGGTCGAAAGTTCTATTGGCATGCTGACCCGACGAAGCAAGGAGCGAACAAGGACCGGCACCTCAAGCGTCGGCATCACACGGCCGAGGCGACGAAGACGGTGTTGCTGGTAAGCCCGGGCCCTAACGCCACTGACCCACTCTCGCTCACTCAACGAGTGACCTTCGATGGGCTGAACCTTCTGGCGGCGCAGACTCTGCTTGCCGCGTTCGACCCAGGTCGGTATCTCGGCCGAGGAGATTTCGGTTTGCATCTCGGTGGGGGCAAACCACTCGGTCTTGGCAGCGTGCGCGGTTCGATCGGCAACCTTGATGTGACTCTCACCGCGGAGCGCTACGACAAAGACCCCGCCGACCGCAGCGGCGAGGTGGAAGCCACGATCGACGATGCAGCGTTGACTGCACGAGTCGGACCGGTCCAGTCCATGAAGAAGGCCGCCACGCGAGTCCTCGCTCTTGATGCGCTTGGCGCGTGGGCGACCCGAGTCAGCTACCCGACGACGCAATCATGGACCGCGTTCAGGACAGAGTCGTTCGACAAGTCGTACGAGTTCTTCACAGACTACGGCGGCCAAGCCAAGCCGAAGAAGGATGGGCAGGGACGGACCCTCAGGGATCCCGATGGCGACATCATCTATGAACGCGAGCAGTGGCGGCCACTTCCCGACGTCGAGGGCGAGCAGCAGATCGGGAGCCGGCCGTGA
- a CDS encoding Cas10/Cmr2 second palm domain-containing protein yields the protein MISAVVAAVRIQQWISRTTDLYLVRGASEALSKQTKHALIDGKLKSASLTARTDPNAPDIDGVVVMAAATAADAEAAIEWLLVDLAQRLPGVEWTGWAHEAADYVTAYDHVNVLNQSPSVGRWHRPPLTVDIPIGLGCDGCAQETATASITHNDSVRLGPDCIARFDANDWKKEKDRPEDFDALARFGGLRPGQREWVVGRRGARNHLATIAADGNRVGELFKTLASLPGEVQHAASKALDEANAQAIACARGPWNGAKVAVLIKHYAGGDDLLLSVAAPAAWPLIAQLSAEFERAFQEKLKANLTGIDLSEPQRRLLQAKCAQVSLGIGVVFANRKHPFAHCARVAHTAMSYAKRATRGERSAVSWADLTVEDRAVRERSVALSELQDDISPTPSAEATSRLEVLTLNSSARDAVQGILLEGRRGQYPPAVIAGHLESWARRTGNELPGMDEAKSWTGDHLDEFDALLDRARWWPVQQAAPAEVIA from the coding sequence GTGATCAGCGCCGTCGTCGCTGCTGTGCGCATTCAGCAATGGATCAGTCGGACGACTGATCTTTATCTCGTCCGCGGCGCTTCGGAAGCCTTGAGCAAGCAGACCAAGCACGCCTTGATCGACGGGAAGCTCAAGTCTGCTTCTCTCACTGCCAGAACGGACCCAAACGCCCCGGACATCGACGGCGTGGTCGTGATGGCCGCAGCTACTGCAGCCGACGCAGAGGCTGCGATCGAGTGGCTCCTGGTCGATTTGGCGCAGAGACTCCCGGGCGTGGAGTGGACCGGCTGGGCGCACGAGGCGGCGGACTATGTCACGGCCTATGACCATGTGAACGTGTTGAACCAGTCGCCGAGCGTTGGTCGTTGGCACCGACCTCCGTTGACTGTCGACATCCCGATCGGACTCGGATGTGACGGGTGCGCCCAAGAGACGGCGACAGCATCGATCACACACAACGACTCCGTCCGCTTGGGGCCGGACTGCATCGCGAGGTTCGACGCCAACGACTGGAAGAAGGAGAAGGATCGGCCCGAGGACTTTGATGCACTGGCGAGGTTCGGAGGTCTGCGACCGGGCCAACGTGAGTGGGTGGTCGGTCGGCGGGGTGCTCGCAATCACCTGGCAACGATCGCCGCCGACGGCAACCGAGTTGGAGAACTCTTCAAGACCTTGGCAAGTCTGCCCGGCGAGGTTCAGCACGCCGCATCCAAAGCTCTGGACGAGGCCAACGCGCAGGCGATCGCCTGCGCGCGTGGGCCCTGGAACGGGGCCAAGGTCGCGGTGCTGATCAAGCACTATGCCGGAGGCGATGACCTGTTGCTCTCCGTGGCGGCACCCGCTGCATGGCCGCTCATCGCGCAACTGAGCGCGGAGTTCGAGCGTGCATTTCAGGAGAAGCTGAAGGCGAACCTCACGGGAATCGACCTGTCCGAGCCACAGCGGCGGCTGCTGCAAGCCAAGTGTGCTCAGGTCTCCCTGGGCATCGGTGTGGTCTTCGCGAACCGAAAACATCCATTCGCGCACTGTGCGCGGGTCGCGCACACCGCTATGTCGTACGCCAAGCGCGCAACCAGAGGCGAGCGGTCGGCCGTCTCGTGGGCAGATCTCACGGTCGAGGATCGTGCGGTGCGTGAGCGTTCGGTCGCGCTATCCGAGTTGCAGGACGACATCTCGCCCACTCCGAGCGCGGAAGCGACCAGCAGACTGGAGGTGTTGACCCTGAACAGCTCCGCACGTGACGCCGTACAAGGCATCTTGCTCGAAGGCAGGCGAGGTCAGTATCCGCCGGCCGTGATCGCCGGGCATCTCGAGAGCTGGGCCAGACGCACCGGCAACGAACTGCCAGGCATGGACGAGGCGAAGAGTTGGACGGGCGATCACCTCGACGAGTTCGACGCGCTCCTGGATCGAGCTCGGTGGTGGCCGGTCCAGCAGGCGGCCCCGGCTGAGGTGATCGCATGA
- the cas1 gene encoding CRISPR-associated endonuclease Cas1, translating into MGQLLERATSDRALRRAWEDVLANDREDGALSPGVERFAEDPKAELDELGEQLRTGTYRPRDLTEVVIDDGGGSRTLHIPAVRDRVVERSLLNVVTPWVDPVLGFTSYAYRPGLGVADAVQALVTLRSEGLGWVLRTDVDDCFPSVPVDHARRLLGALVPDADLLAIVDLLLARAAVRPGRGRGVMRGLAQGCALSPLLTNLVLTALDDALLDEGFAVLRYADDICVATETRDDAWEAARIATAALEVLGMELGADKTEVMSFDEGFSFLGEDFGPRYPPALDDHRVAVPDRRVLYAGLQGGRVRVKQGRVIVETADDVVALDVPTDHVSRVVCFGSVGFSAGARSWAMSKDVDVVFVSRRGTYQGQLLPASSPTRAERLRGQLAFSDDPTRTVPLALAIVEAKIRKQIVLLQRFGRRAHAELVQEAVAEMRNVLRLLPDCTSTEEAMGVEGAAARVYFPCLGQLFPAELQFTLRSRQPPMDIANSALSYLYTLLTAECVTALVAAGLDPAIGFLHADDKGRPSLALDLVEEFRPHVADQVVITAARNGELTAASGHTEPGKSGVLLTKAARTSLLAGYELRMLRTTKGALPDFSGTLRRHLYRQAQRLLATVTRGEPWTGLSWR; encoded by the coding sequence ATGGGCCAGCTGCTGGAGCGTGCGACGAGTGATCGCGCGCTCCGGCGCGCCTGGGAGGACGTGCTCGCAAACGATCGTGAGGATGGCGCATTGTCGCCAGGCGTGGAGCGCTTCGCCGAGGATCCGAAAGCCGAGCTGGACGAGCTCGGCGAGCAGCTCCGGACGGGCACCTATCGGCCGCGGGACTTGACCGAGGTGGTCATCGACGACGGCGGAGGCTCGCGGACGCTGCACATCCCTGCCGTACGCGACCGCGTGGTTGAGCGGAGCCTGCTCAATGTCGTCACCCCCTGGGTCGATCCGGTGCTGGGTTTCACCTCCTACGCCTATCGTCCCGGTCTCGGGGTCGCCGACGCAGTGCAAGCCCTGGTGACACTGCGTTCGGAGGGCCTCGGCTGGGTGCTGCGGACCGACGTGGACGACTGCTTTCCCTCGGTGCCCGTGGATCACGCGCGGCGGCTGCTCGGCGCCCTGGTCCCGGATGCGGACTTGCTGGCGATCGTGGATCTGCTGCTGGCCCGCGCAGCCGTCCGCCCGGGCCGCGGTCGAGGTGTGATGCGTGGACTTGCCCAAGGCTGCGCTCTCTCCCCGCTGCTCACGAACCTGGTGCTGACCGCTCTTGATGATGCGCTGCTGGACGAGGGGTTCGCCGTGTTGAGGTACGCGGATGATATTTGCGTCGCCACGGAGACACGGGATGACGCGTGGGAGGCCGCTCGGATCGCCACCGCGGCGCTGGAGGTGCTGGGAATGGAACTGGGAGCAGACAAGACGGAAGTGATGTCCTTCGACGAGGGTTTCAGCTTCCTCGGCGAGGACTTCGGGCCCCGCTATCCGCCGGCCTTGGATGATCACCGAGTCGCGGTGCCGGACCGTCGCGTCCTCTATGCCGGACTTCAGGGCGGGCGGGTTCGCGTCAAGCAGGGCCGTGTCATTGTCGAGACCGCGGACGACGTCGTCGCCTTGGACGTGCCCACCGATCACGTCAGCCGAGTGGTCTGCTTCGGCTCCGTCGGCTTCTCCGCCGGTGCCCGGTCCTGGGCCATGAGTAAAGACGTGGACGTCGTCTTCGTGTCGCGTCGGGGAACCTACCAAGGACAGCTGCTGCCGGCGTCGTCGCCGACGCGAGCCGAGCGTTTGCGTGGGCAACTGGCGTTCAGTGATGATCCGACCCGTACCGTGCCGCTGGCACTGGCGATCGTGGAAGCCAAGATCCGCAAGCAGATCGTTCTGCTGCAGCGGTTCGGCCGTCGGGCGCATGCCGAACTTGTCCAGGAGGCAGTGGCAGAGATGCGGAACGTGCTGCGCCTGCTGCCGGACTGCACGTCGACCGAAGAAGCCATGGGCGTTGAGGGCGCGGCTGCGAGGGTCTACTTCCCGTGTTTAGGCCAACTCTTTCCCGCTGAGCTCCAGTTCACCCTGCGATCGCGGCAGCCTCCGATGGACATCGCCAACTCCGCGCTCTCCTATCTGTACACGCTGCTGACCGCCGAGTGTGTGACGGCCCTCGTCGCCGCCGGTTTGGATCCGGCGATCGGGTTCCTCCACGCTGACGACAAGGGCAGGCCGAGTCTCGCTCTTGACCTGGTGGAGGAGTTTCGGCCGCACGTGGCCGATCAGGTAGTGATCACTGCGGCCCGCAATGGGGAGCTGACCGCTGCCAGCGGCCACACCGAGCCGGGCAAGTCTGGAGTGCTGCTCACCAAGGCCGCGAGGACATCGCTGCTCGCCGGGTATGAGTTGCGGATGCTGCGCACCACCAAGGGCGCGTTGCCGGACTTCTCCGGGACCTTGCGGAGACATCTGTATCGGCAGGCACAGCGGCTCTTGGCGACAGTCACTCGTGGCGAACCATGGACTGGTCTCTCGTGGCGCTGA
- a CDS encoding RAMP superfamily CRISPR-associated protein: MRSEAVEFTVTFLGPFAVATGTASGGLDHRVDLATPLPSSSLKGLMRHEAGVALGAPARWVDRIFGDGHGNPAAWRWTDAKLVDTAKTSLWSRVKLDEGGRSEERLLTVGEQIWADSAIFSVVPAGETKFADQVLLRAAARHISSLGHQRRRGFGWVSVTDGLPWTDQDSHTLLEEMAKGGPQ, translated from the coding sequence ATGAGAAGCGAGGCAGTCGAGTTCACGGTCACCTTCTTGGGTCCATTCGCGGTCGCGACGGGTACGGCGTCTGGTGGGCTTGACCACAGGGTCGATCTCGCCACGCCGTTGCCGTCTTCGAGCTTGAAGGGCCTGATGCGCCACGAGGCCGGGGTGGCTCTGGGCGCGCCGGCGCGATGGGTGGACCGCATTTTCGGCGACGGTCACGGGAATCCTGCAGCTTGGCGTTGGACGGACGCGAAGCTTGTCGATACGGCAAAGACCAGCTTGTGGTCGAGGGTGAAGCTGGATGAGGGAGGCAGATCTGAGGAGCGGCTGCTGACTGTCGGCGAGCAGATCTGGGCTGACTCCGCCATCTTCTCTGTGGTGCCCGCGGGCGAGACCAAGTTTGCCGACCAGGTCTTGCTGCGAGCTGCAGCCAGACACATCAGCTCGCTGGGCCACCAGCGACGCCGGGGATTCGGCTGGGTATCGGTCACCGATGGATTGCCATGGACCGACCAGGACTCCCACACCCTGCTCGAAGAGATGGCCAAGGGAGGACCCCAGTGA